A window of the Podarcis raffonei isolate rPodRaf1 chromosome 4, rPodRaf1.pri, whole genome shotgun sequence genome harbors these coding sequences:
- the UPK1B gene encoding uroplakin-1b → MAKGDTGARCFQGLLIMGNVVMGCCGLALMAECIFFVSDQPTLYPLLEATDNDDIYGAAWIGIFTGFSFFCMAVLGIVGVVKSNRTMLLVYIILLMIVFAFEVASSITAAVHRDFLTPNLFLKQMLEKYQNPDPINNDDKWKSEGITRTWDRLMLQNKCCGVVGPSDWQTYSSVFRKRNQDADFPWPRQCCVMDLLGKSINVDACKLGMDGYYHKDGCYPIISGPMDRHAWGVAWFGFAILCWTTWVLLCTMFYWSRIEY, encoded by the exons ATGGCAAAAGGTGATACTGGTGCACGATGTTTCCAAGGCTTGCTCATCATGGGGAATGTCGTCATGGGG TGTTGTGGCCTTGCACTCATGGCAGAGTGTATATTCTTCGTGTCAGATCAGCCAACACTTTATCCATTGCTGGAAGCTACCGACAATGACGACATCTATGGTGCTGCCTGGATTGGGATCTTCACTGGCTTCTCTTTCTTTTGTATGGCAGTCCTTGGTATTGTTGGTGTCGTGAAGTCAAATAGGACAATGCTATTGGTG TATATCATCCTGCTGATGATAGTCTTTGCCTTTGAAGTTGCCTCCAGCATCACAGCAGCTGTGCACCGAGACTTT CTCACCCCCAATCTCTTCTTGAAGCAAATGCTGGAGAAATACCAGAATCCAGACCCCATCAACAATGACGACAAATGGAAGAGTGAAGGTATCACCAGGACATGGGATCGGCTCATGTTGCAG AATAAGTGCTGCGGTGTGGTTGGCCCATCAGACTGGCAAACATATAGCTCTGTATTCAGAAAAAGGAACCAAGATGCAGATTTTCCTTGGCCACGCCAGTGCTGCGTAATGGATCTTCTAGGAAAGTCAATCAACGTGGATGCCTGCAAACTGGGGATGGATGGCTATTACCATAAAGAC GGCTGCTATCCAATCATCTCTGGCCCAATGGACAGACATGCTTGGGGTGTTGCCTGGTTTGGTTTCGCCATTCTGTGCTGGACT ACTTGGGTCCTTCTTTGTACCATGTTCTACTGGAGCAGAATCGAGTATTAA